One region of Rubinisphaera margarita genomic DNA includes:
- a CDS encoding SDR family oxidoreductase, with protein sequence MTTSSKQRVLVTGATGYIGGRIVPRLLELGYPVRCLVRSPEKLEGRIWRDHPLLEVIQGDVSDDGTLDEACTDCEAAYYLIHSMESAGSSYAERDRELARSFSNGAQRCGVKHIVYLGGLGEMGPGLSEHLRSRREVESVLRENGMPVTGFRAAMIIGSGSASFETLRYLVDRLPVMVTPKWVSTETQPIAIENVLVYLIDCLEIPESHGQSLDIGGSDVMRYRDVMRTMAGELGLPRRWIVPVPVLTPWLSSLWIGLVTPVSPKIARPLAEGLKNKTVCRNDLARQLLPQKKLYSVSEAIRSAVNNLNEGDIETNWSMAGKMTGDPDWAGGTVFRDVQTIDIDADQETVFRVVSSIGGEHGYWGVDYLWRLRGLMDQFIGGPGLRRGRRHPTVLRYGEAVDFWRVRHIRCSSRLTLHAEMKVPGDAELDFHIEPLEENRCRLTQTARFRPKGLGGILYWYSVVPLHHIVFRTMIRGAKQEAEEAMKNRDATSTAPADPPEIAEPVQGSAAN encoded by the coding sequence ATGACGACTTCCAGCAAGCAACGTGTTCTCGTGACCGGGGCGACCGGTTATATCGGTGGTCGGATTGTCCCCAGACTACTCGAACTGGGATATCCCGTCCGCTGTCTGGTTCGCAGTCCTGAGAAGCTTGAGGGGCGTATCTGGCGTGATCACCCATTGCTGGAAGTGATTCAAGGGGATGTGAGCGATGACGGCACTCTCGACGAAGCCTGCACGGATTGTGAAGCTGCTTACTACCTCATCCATTCAATGGAATCGGCCGGCAGCAGTTATGCCGAACGGGATCGTGAACTGGCCCGGTCTTTTTCGAACGGAGCCCAACGCTGCGGCGTGAAACACATCGTTTATTTAGGCGGACTTGGCGAGATGGGCCCCGGCCTGAGCGAACATCTTCGCAGTCGTCGTGAGGTTGAGAGCGTGCTGCGGGAGAACGGCATGCCAGTGACCGGGTTTCGAGCCGCGATGATCATCGGGTCCGGATCCGCCTCGTTCGAGACACTCCGCTATCTGGTCGATCGCCTCCCCGTGATGGTGACACCGAAATGGGTTTCAACCGAAACCCAGCCGATCGCGATCGAAAACGTTCTGGTGTATCTCATCGATTGTCTGGAAATCCCGGAATCCCATGGTCAGTCGCTTGATATCGGTGGCAGCGATGTCATGCGGTATCGGGATGTCATGCGGACCATGGCCGGGGAACTCGGGTTGCCGCGACGCTGGATCGTACCGGTACCGGTGCTCACTCCGTGGCTCAGTTCACTCTGGATCGGTCTGGTGACTCCGGTCAGCCCCAAGATTGCCCGTCCTCTGGCCGAGGGGCTCAAGAACAAAACTGTTTGCCGAAATGATCTGGCTCGCCAGCTGTTGCCGCAGAAAAAACTCTATTCTGTCAGTGAGGCGATTCGATCGGCGGTCAACAATCTCAACGAGGGAGACATCGAGACCAACTGGTCGATGGCCGGCAAAATGACCGGCGACCCGGACTGGGCCGGCGGCACGGTTTTTCGCGACGTTCAAACTATTGACATCGATGCTGATCAGGAAACGGTCTTTCGGGTCGTCAGCAGTATTGGTGGCGAGCACGGCTATTGGGGCGTCGACTATCTCTGGCGACTTCGCGGACTGATGGACCAGTTTATCGGGGGGCCGGGGTTACGGCGTGGCCGTCGGCATCCGACGGTGCTCCGTTATGGAGAAGCCGTCGACTTCTGGAGGGTTCGCCACATCCGATGCAGCTCGCGGCTGACACTCCATGCCGAGATGAAAGTTCCCGGCGACGCCGAGCTTGATTTCCATATCGAGCCGCTCGAAGAGAATCGCTGTCGCCTTACACAAACAGCTCGCTTCCGTCCCAAGGGTCTGGGCGGCATCCTCTACTGGTACAGCGTCGTTCCGCTGCATCACATCGTATTCCGCACCATGATTCGTGGGGCCAAACAGGAAGCCGAAGAGGCGATGAAGAATCGGGACGCGACGTCAACGGCTCCTGCGGATCCGCCAGAAATCGCGGAACCGGTCCAGGGCTCCGCAGCGAACTGA